A genomic stretch from Luteitalea sp. includes:
- a CDS encoding DUF2384 domain-containing protein produces the protein MAISRRRVATVVQDVESTAGDPAGRAYGTLLGLAPAAVPNLVDAVRKGLSYRTFERFVENTSLSATAAATLVNISVRTLSRRKREGRLQPDESDRLLRASRVVGRAIELFEGDRAEAKQWLARPQRALRGAMPFDLASTEVGALAVERLIDQLEQGIFV, from the coding sequence ATGGCTATCTCAAGAAGGCGCGTAGCAACCGTTGTTCAAGACGTCGAATCGACCGCTGGTGACCCGGCCGGCCGCGCGTATGGCACGTTGCTCGGCCTGGCTCCAGCAGCCGTGCCGAATCTCGTGGATGCCGTCCGGAAGGGCCTGTCGTACCGCACGTTCGAGCGCTTCGTGGAGAATACGTCCCTGTCGGCCACAGCCGCCGCGACGCTCGTCAACATCTCGGTGCGGACACTCAGTCGGCGGAAGCGGGAGGGGCGACTGCAACCCGACGAGTCCGACCGCCTGTTGCGAGCCTCCCGTGTGGTGGGGCGCGCTATCGAGCTCTTCGAAGGCGACCGTGCAGAAGCGAAGCAGTGGCTTGCCCGTCCCCAACGCGCCCTGCGCGGCGCCATGCCGTTCGATCTCGCGAGCACGGAGGTCGGCGCACTCGCCGTCGAGCGCCTGATCGATCAGCTCGAACAGGGGATCTTCGTCTAA
- a CDS encoding FHA domain-containing protein: MEKSVTGGSPEADRGPTLILDDQRWVLREGENIIGRGAGVAVRIELVGVSRHHARIMVTDGRSTIEDLGSKNGTFTGQERIQLPRLLHEGDVIRLGRRVRLLFRQSEDNRTLSETVLPSTTGAMFRRDGELWSMMFEGQIVRLPDAKGFHDLSQLLARPGLEIHCLELAGRPADSAGEDRVLDDRAQREIRSRARELQHEVDEADTAHDLGRAERAREELEQIIALLSGALGLGGKARGLGSSVERARSSVTWRIRSAIKRIQSVHPRLGRHLQNAVRTGTFCTYLPEAPVDWTL; the protein is encoded by the coding sequence ATGGAGAAGAGTGTGACTGGCGGCTCACCGGAAGCCGATCGCGGGCCAACGCTCATTCTCGATGATCAGCGTTGGGTTCTGCGGGAAGGCGAGAACATCATCGGGCGGGGCGCAGGCGTGGCGGTGCGCATCGAATTGGTCGGCGTCTCGCGTCATCACGCCCGAATCATGGTCACCGACGGCCGGTCGACGATCGAGGACCTCGGGAGCAAGAACGGGACGTTCACCGGCCAGGAGCGGATTCAGCTGCCGCGGCTCCTGCACGAAGGCGACGTGATCCGCCTGGGCCGGCGGGTTCGGCTCCTGTTTCGCCAGAGCGAGGACAACCGCACGTTGAGCGAGACGGTCCTTCCCAGCACGACCGGTGCGATGTTCCGGCGCGACGGCGAGCTGTGGTCGATGATGTTCGAGGGACAGATCGTGCGGCTGCCAGACGCCAAGGGCTTCCACGACCTCTCACAGCTCCTCGCGCGTCCAGGCCTGGAGATCCATTGTCTCGAGCTCGCCGGCCGCCCTGCCGACAGCGCTGGCGAAGATCGCGTGCTCGACGATCGAGCGCAGCGGGAGATTCGCTCACGGGCGCGAGAGCTGCAGCACGAGGTGGACGAGGCGGATACGGCGCACGATCTTGGCCGGGCCGAGCGGGCGCGTGAGGAGCTGGAGCAGATTATCGCGTTGCTCTCGGGTGCCCTCGGACTCGGCGGCAAGGCGCGTGGGCTCGGCAGCTCGGTCGAACGCGCGCGCTCCTCCGTCACGTGGCGCATTCGCAGCGCGATCAAGCGGATCCAGTCGGTGCATCCCCGGCTGGGCCGTCACCTTCAGAACGCCGTCCGCACCGGCACCTTTTGCACCTATCTGCCTGAAGCCCCGGTCGATTGGACCCTCTGA
- a CDS encoding protein kinase encodes MAVSAGSKLGRYEVLSFVGAGGMGEVYRALDTGLRREVAIKVLRADRHTTETGRRRFIQEARTASALNHPNIATIHDIATVDGTDFIVMEYVTGQPLSALVRSGMSVDAAIRVAIPIADALDRAHSAGIVHRDLKPANVVVTADGTVKVLDFGLAKLVESPDTGREGETATEEAISDLLNRPDTVGGGTPGYMAPEQATRGKVDRRSDVFSFGALLYEMITGRRAFKGRSVAETLTKVLCEEPTSPCELTPDTPKELERLILRCLRKEPERRLQDMADVRVELLDLQEAGKAVLALPAAPRRGRRLQRLWLAVGLTIVLALTASILIMWRRADVVLPPMRVVPLTAYRGIETTPAFSPDGSQLAFAWDGESSPDEGPRDFDIWLKLIGSSEARRLTTDPLDDMGPSWSPDGRYIAFHRGRRGETASIYLMSPLGGAERKLTDLPAAGSNTSWFRGAAVPQLAWSPDGRWLAVARARAPHETAPEAGSIHLVPIDGGEPHPITAPKAPEWHRDPTFSPDGRHLAYASCASGAFAPCDVSVVHLDSSFRPTAPPRRLTRHDLVVLGLAWTRDGRSLVYGGARYDLSYLWRVDVDGRRPPERIEAARQALSPATVPSQDRLAFALSRADNDIHLFEAGRPQASIVSSSLTDFGPTFSPDGGRIAFESGRSGEVEEIWLANADGSNPVQLTRGPGSWQGSPSWSPDGRQIAFDSRGTDGFSDIWTIDVDGGGPRRVTSGALNDVLPTWSVNGRWISYQEERADGSDISRVRETDGAVERVTRNGGFRAVEAADGKTLFFVRRDDESPLFRQPVAGGAERQVVDCVLSRSVAVGPDGIYYVGCPAGVPENPLYRLDVTSGVSQRLGIVRTGAGFVPGMAVSPDGKSVLFSVTVDDGADLLMIENFR; translated from the coding sequence ATGGCAGTCAGCGCCGGATCGAAGCTTGGGCGGTACGAGGTCCTCTCGTTTGTAGGCGCTGGCGGCATGGGCGAGGTGTATCGGGCCCTCGATACTGGCCTGCGCCGGGAAGTGGCGATCAAAGTGCTCCGCGCTGACCGTCACACCACGGAGACCGGACGCCGGCGCTTCATCCAGGAAGCCCGCACGGCTTCGGCGTTGAACCATCCGAATATCGCCACCATTCACGACATTGCGACCGTCGATGGCACGGACTTCATCGTGATGGAGTACGTGACGGGGCAACCACTGAGCGCGCTCGTGCGGTCCGGGATGAGCGTCGACGCCGCTATTCGCGTGGCCATTCCGATCGCGGACGCGCTCGATCGAGCCCACTCGGCCGGAATCGTTCATCGAGACCTGAAGCCCGCCAACGTCGTGGTGACAGCCGATGGGACGGTCAAGGTCCTCGACTTCGGGCTGGCCAAATTGGTCGAGTCGCCGGACACGGGGCGCGAAGGGGAGACGGCGACCGAGGAGGCCATCTCGGATCTCCTCAACCGGCCGGATACGGTCGGCGGCGGAACGCCTGGCTACATGGCGCCCGAGCAGGCCACCCGCGGGAAGGTCGACCGGCGGAGCGACGTCTTCAGCTTCGGCGCACTGCTCTACGAGATGATCACGGGGCGGCGCGCGTTCAAGGGGCGATCCGTCGCGGAGACCCTGACGAAGGTGTTATGCGAGGAGCCGACGTCCCCCTGCGAGCTGACGCCGGACACGCCGAAGGAGCTGGAGCGGCTGATCCTTCGCTGTTTACGGAAGGAGCCCGAGCGGCGCCTCCAGGACATGGCAGACGTAAGGGTGGAGCTCCTGGACCTGCAGGAAGCAGGCAAGGCCGTGCTCGCTCTACCGGCGGCGCCACGTCGCGGGCGACGGCTCCAACGGCTCTGGCTGGCCGTGGGGCTCACGATCGTGTTGGCCCTCACGGCGTCGATCCTGATCATGTGGCGGAGGGCTGACGTCGTCCTCCCGCCCATGCGAGTTGTGCCGCTCACTGCCTATCGCGGCATCGAAACGACGCCTGCGTTCTCACCGGACGGCAGCCAGCTTGCGTTCGCCTGGGATGGAGAGAGCTCGCCGGATGAGGGGCCACGCGACTTCGACATCTGGCTCAAGTTGATAGGAAGCTCCGAAGCTCGCCGTCTGACGACAGATCCCCTGGACGACATGGGACCAAGTTGGTCGCCCGACGGGCGATACATCGCGTTTCACCGCGGTCGACGGGGCGAGACCGCGTCCATCTACCTGATGTCGCCCCTGGGCGGCGCGGAGCGCAAGCTCACCGATCTGCCGGCCGCCGGTTCGAACACCTCGTGGTTTCGAGGGGCGGCGGTCCCTCAGCTTGCGTGGTCACCGGACGGTCGGTGGCTCGCCGTCGCGCGCGCACGCGCCCCGCATGAGACGGCACCGGAAGCGGGGAGCATTCATCTGGTTCCCATCGACGGAGGCGAGCCCCATCCCATCACCGCGCCGAAAGCACCCGAATGGCATCGGGACCCGACGTTCTCCCCTGACGGGCGTCACCTGGCGTATGCATCTTGCGCGAGTGGCGCGTTTGCGCCATGCGATGTGTCCGTTGTGCATCTCGACTCGAGCTTCCGACCCACGGCGCCGCCACGCCGTCTCACGCGGCACGACCTGGTCGTTCTCGGCCTCGCCTGGACCCGCGACGGACGATCTCTCGTCTATGGTGGAGCGCGATACGATTTGTCTTATCTCTGGCGTGTGGACGTCGATGGCCGCCGTCCCCCTGAGCGAATCGAAGCGGCCCGGCAAGCGTTGTCTCCAGCCACCGTCCCCAGCCAGGACCGCCTGGCCTTCGCACTGAGCCGCGCCGACAACGACATCCACCTGTTCGAGGCCGGCCGGCCGCAAGCGTCGATCGTGTCCTCCTCGCTCACGGACTTCGGGCCGACCTTCTCTCCGGATGGAGGCCGCATCGCCTTCGAGTCCGGGCGCTCGGGTGAGGTCGAGGAGATCTGGCTCGCAAACGCCGATGGGTCGAATCCCGTGCAGTTGACGCGTGGGCCGGGAAGCTGGCAAGGATCGCCAAGCTGGTCTCCCGACGGCCGGCAGATCGCGTTCGATTCGCGCGGGACGGACGGCTTTTCGGATATCTGGACCATCGATGTCGACGGAGGCGGACCGCGTCGCGTCACGTCCGGCGCATTGAACGACGTCCTTCCCACATGGTCCGTGAATGGTCGCTGGATCTCCTATCAGGAAGAGCGCGCTGACGGCAGCGACATCTCCCGCGTGCGCGAGACGGACGGTGCGGTGGAACGGGTCACTCGCAATGGGGGATTCCGCGCGGTCGAAGCCGCTGACGGCAAGACGTTGTTCTTCGTCCGGCGCGACGACGAGTCGCCCCTCTTCCGTCAACCTGTCGCCGGCGGTGCGGAGCGGCAGGTCGTCGACTGCGTGCTGAGCCGCAGCGTGGCGGTCGGTCCGGATGGCATCTACTACGTGGGATGTCCTGCCGGCGTGCCCGAAAACCCCCTCTATCGATTGGATGTGACGAGCGGCGTCAGTCAGCGTCTGGGTATCGTGAGAACGGGGGCCGGTTTCGTTCCGGGAATGGCGGTATCGCCAGACGGGAAGAGCGTGCTCTTCTCCGTGACGGTGGACGACGGCGCCGACCTGCTGATGATCGAGAACTTTCGCTAG
- the rnhA gene encoding ribonuclease HI has protein sequence MVFTDGAATGNPGPGGWGAIVVADDHHVTELGGGSPHTTNNKMELSGVIAALQHIANQPWPVAIYTDSTYVIQGITQWVWGWRKRGWKTAQGGDVLNRDLWEQLSSLVGARARGDVAWHWVRGHVGTPGNERADQISVAFARQQSADLYDGPLDGYALPILQLPDETALPKRPAGSSAAKTKSAAYSYLSVVDGVAMRHVTWAECERRVKGRSGARFKKATSSADESAILRGWGIDPSLI, from the coding sequence ATCGTCTTCACCGACGGCGCGGCGACGGGCAATCCCGGACCCGGCGGCTGGGGCGCGATCGTCGTGGCCGACGATCACCACGTCACGGAACTTGGCGGCGGCTCGCCTCACACGACGAACAACAAGATGGAGCTGAGCGGCGTCATCGCGGCGCTGCAGCACATTGCAAATCAACCCTGGCCCGTCGCCATCTATACGGACTCCACGTATGTGATCCAGGGCATCACGCAGTGGGTGTGGGGGTGGCGGAAGCGCGGATGGAAAACGGCGCAGGGCGGTGACGTGCTGAACCGGGATCTGTGGGAGCAGCTCTCGAGCCTCGTCGGCGCGCGCGCCCGCGGTGACGTGGCCTGGCATTGGGTGCGAGGCCACGTTGGGACACCGGGCAACGAGCGTGCCGATCAGATTTCGGTCGCGTTCGCGCGGCAACAATCCGCGGACCTGTATGATGGGCCGCTCGACGGCTACGCGCTGCCGATTCTCCAATTGCCGGACGAGACCGCCCTGCCGAAGCGGCCGGCTGGCTCGTCGGCCGCGAAGACCAAGTCCGCCGCATACTCGTACCTGAGCGTTGTGGACGGTGTCGCGATGCGGCACGTCACGTGGGCAGAGTGTGAACGCCGCGTGAAGGGGCGATCCGGTGCGCGCTTCAAGAAAGCTACGAGCTCGGCCGACGAGTCCGCGATCCTGCGCGGCTGGGGAATCGATCCGAGCCTTATCTAG
- a CDS encoding helix-turn-helix domain-containing protein — protein MKPWLNVSEAAEYAGLSRDTIYTACEQGELRSARVSGRRTIRIRPAWIDAWLERHAPDVQDRRRIGDTQNGAAS, from the coding sequence ATGAAGCCCTGGTTGAATGTTTCCGAGGCTGCGGAGTACGCGGGCCTGAGCCGGGACACGATCTACACCGCATGCGAGCAGGGGGAGCTGCGAAGCGCGCGCGTCAGCGGAAGACGCACCATTCGAATTCGGCCGGCATGGATCGATGCCTGGCTGGAACGACACGCGCCAGACGTGCAAGATCGCCGTCGCATCGGCGACACGCAGAACGGAGCGGCGTCATGA
- a CDS encoding tyrosine-type recombinase/integrase, giving the protein MDVGVLSRVLKSCGRWRALADHVHNLPERQRPVGRALIADERKRLFHSAPSNPEWEHVYCAAIVAANTSMRPVEVKHLRRCDVDLVKKLVHVRRSKNETSHRVIPLNASAIEAAARMFERADLLGHTEPEHYLWPACQWGRFDATKPMLKWDTAWRALRDEAGLHGLRFHDLRHTVITELAEMGVADHVLESISGHLSRRMLEHYSHIRIDAKRQALDALDNLRRGGDAANGNGKPADDAEIATIVEVADDLTSQSRHSLLLSGSPPSGKLLIPRAERWPSG; this is encoded by the coding sequence ATGGACGTCGGTGTGCTGTCGCGCGTGCTCAAGTCCTGTGGCCGGTGGCGTGCGCTCGCCGACCACGTCCACAATCTCCCGGAGCGACAGCGTCCAGTCGGCCGCGCGTTGATAGCAGACGAACGGAAGCGCCTCTTCCACTCAGCCCCGTCGAATCCGGAATGGGAGCACGTGTACTGCGCCGCGATCGTCGCCGCCAACACGTCGATGCGGCCTGTGGAGGTGAAGCACCTTCGGCGATGCGACGTCGATCTCGTCAAGAAGCTCGTGCACGTTCGACGGAGCAAGAACGAGACGAGCCACCGGGTGATCCCGCTCAATGCGTCGGCTATCGAAGCCGCTGCGCGGATGTTCGAGCGCGCGGACCTGCTCGGGCACACGGAGCCGGAGCACTATCTCTGGCCAGCGTGCCAGTGGGGGCGCTTCGACGCCACGAAGCCGATGCTGAAATGGGACACGGCCTGGCGCGCGCTGCGTGACGAGGCGGGCCTGCACGGCCTCCGCTTTCACGATCTCCGGCACACGGTCATCACCGAGCTTGCCGAGATGGGCGTGGCCGATCATGTGCTCGAATCGATCAGCGGCCACCTGTCGCGGCGGATGCTGGAGCACTACTCGCACATCCGGATCGACGCGAAGCGGCAGGCGCTTGATGCCTTGGACAACCTGCGGCGAGGCGGAGACGCCGCAAACGGCAACGGAAAGCCGGCAGACGACGCCGAGATCGCGACGATCGTCGAGGTCGCCGACGACCTCACGTCACAGTCACGTCACAGTCTGCTGTTGAGCGGGTCCCCGCCGTCCGGTAAACTGTTGATTCCACGCGCGGAGAGATGGCCGAGTGGTTGA
- a CDS encoding helix-turn-helix domain-containing protein produces MNPRATRSDTRRALTEREVGDMLGLSVATLRAWRHRGKGPRFLRLGRSVRYLPSDVADFVRASAVDTTSVSSSDDESEIGELPL; encoded by the coding sequence ATGAACCCGCGGGCGACGAGGTCAGACACGAGGCGCGCGCTGACCGAACGCGAGGTCGGCGACATGCTGGGGCTGTCAGTCGCCACGCTGCGCGCGTGGAGGCACAGAGGGAAGGGTCCGCGTTTCCTGCGGCTCGGGCGGTCAGTTCGCTACTTGCCGTCCGACGTGGCGGACTTCGTTCGGGCGAGTGCAGTTGACACGACATCGGTTTCCTCGTCTGATGATGAATCGGAGATCGGGGAGTTGCCGCTATGA
- a CDS encoding RES domain-containing protein, producing MTTYRIVKTKWAASAFDGEGARRDGGRWNSVGTPMVYTAESRSLAALEVLVNLEGPARGYSIVRCSFPDTLVVTIGRSNLPPDWQQSPAPPALAALGDAWVARASSVVLAVPSAVIPEEVNHLLNPTHPDFDKVTIYPPEPHVYDERLVARTERSRRRASSKARKRRLGGTDTGT from the coding sequence ATCACGACCTACCGTATCGTCAAGACGAAGTGGGCGGCGTCGGCATTCGATGGAGAAGGGGCGCGCCGCGACGGAGGCCGATGGAACTCCGTCGGAACGCCGATGGTGTACACGGCTGAGAGCCGGTCGCTGGCGGCCCTTGAAGTCCTCGTCAATCTCGAGGGGCCCGCACGCGGATACTCGATCGTCAGGTGTTCGTTTCCAGACACCCTTGTGGTAACCATCGGGCGCTCGAATCTGCCGCCGGACTGGCAGCAGTCCCCGGCTCCGCCTGCCCTCGCGGCACTTGGCGATGCGTGGGTAGCTCGCGCGTCGTCCGTCGTGCTCGCCGTCCCAAGCGCCGTTATTCCTGAAGAAGTGAACCACCTCCTCAACCCTACGCACCCGGATTTCGACAAGGTCACGATCTATCCGCCGGAGCCACACGTATACGATGAGCGACTTGTGGCTCGTACCGAACGCTCCCGGCGGCGTGCGTCGAGCAAGGCTAGGAAACGTCGCCTCGGCGGCACCGACACTGGGACGTGA